The Nicotiana tomentosiformis chromosome 2, ASM39032v3, whole genome shotgun sequence genome includes the window TGCAGTTTCCGACGCCCAATGATTGCTGCAAGTGTTTCTTCTTCCATAGTATCAGCATCATCAAACGCTAGATCAATCTATGTAAGAAAAAATAGAAAGATTGCGTGAAACGTTTCAGCTTCAATGCAACAATCCAATAAGTGACAGAATAAAGCAAAATCCCAGATACTAGGCTTTAAAGCTTCACTACTTAAACTGGAGTAACTATCATCTGAAACTTTACAATGACTTTACTTCAATAGGACTTTCTCTCTCTTTCAAGAAGGTAATTCAATTTACATTACCCTGACCAAGGATCTTCTATCTGCTAGCTCCATTAATATTTGCATGATGGAACTTGAAGCTAAACTAAATAGCTATATAGGCTTTGACTGCAATTTGAATTCATTGTGGGTTCAAGATGGTGTCTGGACGCTCACATTTTTTAATAACTCCTAATGCAACTATCTAAGGAAGAATCTTAGTAGTGGTACGCACCATATAACCATCATTGTACTGTTCCAAGGGTATTCCTGCCTTGGCTGCTTCACTTGCGCTGCCAACACATCTGCACCAGAGTGTTCCTGGTTACTCCTAATGGAAAAACAAACAAACTCAATAACAAGGCTTCAAGTATAtggaaaataaataagaaatggCAAAATTGTCGATCCAATTACAAGCTAACATTCAACTATTATCTGGGAGTAAATTTTAAGGTGTTTGGTATAACATAAAAATTTCTCTCGGGAAATGATCTCACTGATGAAATCATTTTCCAGTGTTTGGTTCTCTTAAATTGTTGAAAATGTATTCTCTAAAGAAACCAGGACACGTTTTGGCTCAAATAGAGTGGAATGGTTACAAAGGATTCATATACCGGAAACCACCGAGGCAAAGTCGATGATTGGATATTCCCTCCTTTAGGAGTGGAAGTTATTTTCCTTGATAAATTCTTTTAGTATTCCATATCATTTACTTCAACCAATACATAGACATTATTGTCCCATTAATACTCAAAAAATCAACAACACATTATCCTCATGACCGATCCTCCCCCTTCCTACTGTTTCATATGTAAGCTAAATATCCGACCATACTGGAAATGATCCCAAATGATTTTTCGAGATAAAACATTTCCTAGACACCAAACAGACCCTAAAAggaaaatgaagtgaaaatgggaTAAGGAAAACAATATACATGGAGTATTGTCTATTCAACAGGTAAATTAATCTATATTATGAACTACAACAAGGAAAACACTCGAAAGGAACACATAGCAAAATCAGATTGTATGATCGTATCATATTtcccttctttatttttccttttgcGATCACAGTAGATGATTCTTTATATAGTTGGAATACAACAGCCGAAGCAAAATACAGATTTTTATGTTAAAGGAACTATAACCAAGAAACATGTGTATACTAAGTGTATAATTTACCAGCATCAAGACATTTAGGTAATTGGACATTTGAACTTACGTGGGTATGCCAGTGACATCTTTTATAGCACCAACCCTAAGTTGCTGACCTAGATATTGTATAGCCAAAGCAGAAGCATGACCTGAGCCCAATCCTATTACCATACCACTCTTCACATAAGAATCCACCTACAATACAAAGAAACACAGATCAATTCGCATGTTTTACAAGAAGAAAGAATAGAGACGAAGGAGAGAGAGTATTTACTGCATGTTTGGCGGCTAGGAGGAGACCAGCAGAGGGATCAGAGAAATTGGAACGAGTAACAAAGCGCTGAAGGGAATTTCTTGATGAGGCGAAATTATAAGCTTGCTTTCGAGTTTGCAGAATATAAGAAGAAATAAATGGTGATGCTGAAGAAGGAAACGCCCAAGCAAACGCCATAGCCAATGTTCCTCACTTCTTTCTCTCTTGCTCTCTATCAAAATATCTATCACCTCCTATTAACAATTTCTATCTGTTTGAAGGAGATAAGAGGGCGCCACCCGCACATTTTGTTTTTAATTCTTTTAGTACTTATTGTTATTGCatgtttttgttatgttgttaCTATTTACACCTTGAGATAGGCAAAGTGTTTATAGAAAACAGTTTTTCTGGTCCAAGTAAGTTATGTCTCCGCTACCTTCCTCGTACCTCACTTTATTAGATTTTATTAttagttgttgttgttagtaCTTAATATACACCTTATTGTTTGGCCCAATTGCACAAAGAGCCTTGTTTAGAACCGCTATTTAAAGAATAACCAAAACTTATAAAGTATTTAGTCTGAAGTTTGATTTTGGGAGTTCAAATTTTATACCTTCAGGTAGGGGTgctcataaaaatccaaaaaatcgaaccaaatcgaaaaccaaaccaaaccgaccaaaaaaattgatatttttaggtttggtttggtttggttttggttttaaattttaaaaaccgatcaaatttgatttggttttggttttagtAAGAAAAAAactgaaccaaaccgactataaaagtagctatttaaatttattattacacctatatatatatatatatatatatatatttaaatttattattacacctatatatatatatatatttttatataaagtttctaaaattttatggtacatattagtcatttgtatttttagtctagttctttgctattataataatctaattatttgccttctagtttgattggtagtttttttttattaagtacaagaatttatttcatgttaaaaataattgatttttaattgagtacttaagttattcatcactatttgagtcaattataatcaatatatcttggtaaatgatagatttctcaaagagcaattgatttgatagCGTTACATTGAAAATCTACtcgccggaatatgcgtttggtagtgtatgtctcatatttaagaaaaaaccgacaaaaaatcgaaaaaatcgaaaaaccgacaaaaaccgaatcgataaaaaaccgacttaattggtttggtttggttccaatatttgaaaaaacgacttacttggtttggttttttttagggaaaaaccaacccaaaccgaaccatgaacacccctacctTCGGGAATGAAGTTAGGTTCATCATCAGAAGTAGTTTGCCAAATCAGACTAAACtttaaatagtttttaaaaataGGCTATAGTTTAAATAGTATTTCTCAAAGCGGCTACCTAATGCTATT containing:
- the LOC104097852 gene encoding probable ribose-5-phosphate isomerase 4, chloroplastic, which gives rise to MAFAWAFPSSASPFISSYILQTRKQAYNFASSRNSLQRFVTRSNFSDPSAGLLLAAKHAVDSYVKSGMVIGLGSGHASALAIQYLGQQLRVGAIKDVTGIPTCVGSASEAAKAGIPLEQYNDGYMIDLAFDDADTMEEETLAAIIGRRKLQGDDSIIQEKIILEAADKLILIIKEKQFKGSVDGSIPVLIKSVNWLETAEEIDDLFLGDAEVWRRPAIGYAGPLGGDFPLVTKEGHNILDVIFTSPMESLVEVAKTLDQIDGVVEHGVIFRNPCTAIIASENGLQVVDNTFQMESSNL